The Tepidisphaeraceae bacterium genome includes a region encoding these proteins:
- a CDS encoding MoxR family ATPase has protein sequence MADPAIERLRSNIRRVFLGQSKAVDLLLIGLFARGHVLIEDVPGVGKTVLARSLAKSISCKFSRIQLTPDLLPGDVLGVSVFNSTTEQFEFKPGPIFANIVLADEVNRTTPRTQSALLEAMAEEQVSIEDKTIKLERPFMVVATQNPFEFEGTYYLPENQLDRFLLRVAVGYPDRTAEHKILTTQPGRNALPELDAVLTAADVVRLQDMVPQVRLDPAIVDYILDLVDETRHHDQLHLGVSPRGALALTGGVQAAAMLAGRDYVTPDDVKGLFIACCAHRVVSKSYLHNGDANATARVLEGILDKVPTPR, from the coding sequence GTGGCCGATCCCGCAATCGAACGACTCCGGTCGAACATTCGTCGCGTATTTCTTGGACAATCCAAAGCGGTCGACCTGCTGCTGATCGGGCTCTTCGCCCGCGGGCACGTGTTGATCGAGGATGTGCCGGGCGTTGGCAAGACGGTGCTGGCGCGGTCGCTCGCCAAGAGCATCAGCTGTAAGTTCAGCCGAATCCAACTCACGCCCGACCTGTTGCCCGGCGACGTGCTTGGCGTGTCGGTCTTCAACAGCACCACCGAGCAGTTCGAGTTCAAGCCGGGCCCGATCTTCGCGAACATCGTGTTGGCCGACGAGGTGAACCGCACCACGCCGCGCACGCAGTCGGCGTTGCTGGAAGCGATGGCCGAGGAGCAGGTGTCGATCGAGGACAAGACGATCAAGCTCGAGCGGCCGTTCATGGTGGTGGCGACGCAGAACCCGTTTGAATTCGAGGGCACGTACTACCTGCCGGAGAACCAGCTGGACCGGTTCCTGCTACGCGTGGCGGTCGGCTATCCCGATCGCACGGCCGAGCATAAGATCCTGACGACCCAGCCCGGCCGCAACGCGCTACCCGAACTGGATGCCGTGTTGACGGCGGCCGACGTCGTGCGCTTGCAGGACATGGTGCCGCAAGTGCGGCTGGACCCCGCGATTGTCGATTACATCCTGGACCTCGTCGACGAGACGCGCCACCACGACCAGTTGCACCTTGGCGTCTCCCCGCGTGGCGCGCTGGCGCTAACAGGCGGCGTGCAGGCCGCCGCGATGCTTGCCGGGCGCGACTATGTGACGCCCGACGACGTGAAAGGGCTGTTCATTGCGTGCTGTGCGCACCGCGTGGTCAGCAAGTCGTACCTGCACAACGGCGACGCCAACGCAACGGCCCGGGTGCTGGAAGGCATCCTCGACAAGGTGCCGACGCCACGCTAG
- a CDS encoding prepilin-type N-terminal cleavage/methylation domain-containing protein produces MNTFCGNRMRPGSSPKPGSRSRDARWITSRARGFTLVELLVVIGIIAVLIGILLPSLSAARQAASRTVCQSNLRQIYTASLLYAGSFNNYWPPGHFDLISGNLHRWHGVRPNDSAPFEFDRGPLKPFLQTPQIKRCPSFEPPDESIGFELACGGYGYNAGAFGSGTGVPGLGTLIMSLSISEFERRVGNVPAKVTMIRQPATKVAFADTAMALPALIEYSYVEPPLDAFGNTTSPSIHFRHRKRANICWADGHVTAEPMSFTYGSNVYGADNAQALLGFVGPSDNAWFRRD; encoded by the coding sequence ATGAACACCTTCTGTGGGAACCGCATGCGACCCGGCTCATCGCCAAAACCCGGTTCCCGTTCCCGTGACGCGCGTTGGATAACGTCGCGCGCCAGGGGCTTTACGCTGGTCGAGCTGCTGGTCGTCATCGGCATCATCGCCGTGCTGATCGGCATCCTGCTCCCATCACTGTCGGCGGCCCGGCAGGCGGCCAGCCGGACGGTCTGCCAGAGCAACCTGCGGCAGATCTACACGGCGTCACTGCTGTATGCGGGCAGCTTTAACAACTACTGGCCGCCCGGTCACTTCGACTTGATCAGTGGCAATCTTCACCGCTGGCACGGCGTTCGGCCGAATGATTCGGCCCCGTTTGAATTCGATCGTGGACCGCTGAAACCGTTCCTGCAGACGCCGCAGATCAAGCGCTGTCCAAGTTTCGAACCGCCGGACGAATCGATCGGATTCGAATTGGCCTGTGGAGGATACGGCTATAACGCCGGCGCGTTCGGCAGCGGCACCGGCGTGCCCGGTCTGGGCACGCTCATCATGTCGTTGTCCATCTCGGAATTCGAACGCCGCGTGGGCAACGTGCCTGCGAAGGTCACAATGATCAGGCAGCCGGCGACAAAGGTGGCCTTCGCAGACACGGCCATGGCCCTCCCGGCTTTGATCGAATACTCGTACGTCGAGCCCCCGCTCGACGCGTTCGGCAACACCACGTCGCCGTCCATCCATTTCCGCCATCGCAAGCGCGCTAACATCTGCTGGGCCGACGGTCACGTGACGGCCGAGCCGATGTCGTTCACGTACGGCTCCAACGTCTACGGGGCCGACAACGCGCAAGCGCTGTTGGGCTTCGTTGGCCCGAGCGATAACGCTTGGTTCCGGCGCGATTAA
- a CDS encoding DUF4465 domain-containing protein, with translation MKLRAIISTIFALSASVASATTYDFEELNPTQRPEYGVGTTGFVSEGMTFSGGTYNGWTYSDDTDASTGGYENEYSAFTGIGFNGSSNYAIVYNTGHVNLPAGQALASVRVTNTTLTAKSLQQGDQFAKKFGGDTGNDPDYFDVRFVGYAGANATGGTTGSVAFRLADYTFEDNSQDYIVATWELVDLTPLGNAVSFDVEWASSDRSTYGGVDYINTPLYAAIDNLVTVAVPEPSSLAFLLAAGLLLQRRRRLD, from the coding sequence ATGAAACTTCGCGCAATCATTTCAACCATTTTCGCTTTGTCCGCTTCGGTGGCCTCGGCGACCACTTATGACTTTGAAGAACTCAATCCCACGCAGCGGCCGGAGTACGGCGTGGGAACGACGGGTTTCGTCAGCGAGGGGATGACGTTCTCCGGGGGCACGTACAACGGCTGGACGTACTCGGACGATACCGACGCGAGTACAGGTGGTTATGAGAACGAGTACTCCGCCTTTACGGGTATTGGGTTCAACGGCAGCAGCAACTACGCGATCGTCTACAACACCGGGCACGTCAACCTGCCCGCGGGCCAGGCGCTTGCGTCGGTACGGGTCACCAACACGACGCTTACCGCTAAGTCCTTGCAGCAGGGTGACCAGTTTGCCAAGAAGTTCGGAGGCGATACCGGCAACGACCCCGACTACTTCGACGTAAGATTCGTCGGTTACGCCGGCGCGAACGCCACCGGCGGGACGACCGGCTCGGTCGCGTTTAGATTGGCCGACTACACGTTCGAGGACAACAGCCAGGACTACATCGTTGCCACGTGGGAACTGGTCGACCTGACGCCCCTGGGGAACGCCGTGTCGTTCGACGTCGAGTGGGCTTCGTCGGACCGCTCGACCTACGGCGGAGTGGACTACATCAACACGCCGCTCTACGCCGCCATCGACAACCTCGTCACGGTCGCCGTCCCGGAACCGTCGTCGCTGGCGTTCCTGCTGGCGGCGGGGCTGTTGTTGCAACGCCGCCGTCGCTTGGACTAG
- a CDS encoding PEP-CTERM sorting domain-containing protein codes for MMRKFVPVAVIAAIPIVSPALAGIYSGPTDTSNAIDAAIPAASARFVEWADSIDAARTQFAPRGSTSISTTGFNSLGDLDATEIANGASPGYLTVQFPTGIRNGSGADFAVFENGILFPSAPFVFAELAYVEVSSNGTDFARFASISTNTTFNGTFGQGYAGFDATNIHNLAGKHANGFGTPFDLADLTTNALVLSGAVDLNDVQFVKLIDVPGNGAFRDSQNNPILDNWLTTGTGGFDFRLPVGQGIGVINAVPEPSAIALLSIGAVAALRRRSR; via the coding sequence ATGATGCGCAAGTTCGTCCCGGTTGCGGTAATCGCGGCCATTCCTATCGTTTCGCCCGCTCTCGCGGGCATCTATTCCGGTCCCACCGATACCTCAAATGCCATCGACGCCGCCATCCCGGCCGCCAGCGCGCGGTTTGTGGAGTGGGCCGATTCCATCGACGCGGCCCGCACGCAGTTCGCGCCGCGCGGCAGCACGAGCATCAGCACCACCGGCTTCAACAGCCTTGGCGATCTGGACGCCACCGAGATCGCCAACGGCGCGTCGCCCGGCTACCTGACCGTGCAGTTCCCCACCGGCATCCGCAACGGCAGCGGGGCCGATTTCGCGGTGTTCGAGAATGGCATTCTGTTTCCCAGTGCGCCGTTCGTCTTCGCCGAGCTGGCGTACGTGGAGGTGTCGAGCAACGGCACCGACTTTGCGCGCTTTGCATCGATCAGCACCAACACCACGTTCAACGGCACGTTCGGCCAAGGCTACGCCGGATTCGACGCAACGAACATCCACAACCTCGCCGGCAAGCACGCCAACGGGTTCGGGACGCCGTTCGACCTGGCCGATCTGACGACGAACGCGCTCGTGTTGAGCGGCGCGGTCGACCTGAACGACGTCCAGTTCGTGAAGCTGATCGACGTTCCTGGCAACGGTGCGTTTAGGGACAGCCAGAACAATCCGATCCTCGACAACTGGCTCACCACTGGCACCGGCGGCTTTGATTTCCGCCTGCCTGTCGGCCAGGGCATTGGCGTGATCAACGCGGTGCCGGAACCGAGCGCGATCGCGCTGCTGTCGATCGGCGCCGTGGCGGCCTTGCGCCGCCGGAGCCGTTAG
- a CDS encoding nuclear transport factor 2 family protein, producing MSLQSLAQEFVDLCNQGKNFDVMRAMYADAIISVEASGHETVGKQPVIQKSEKWGAANQIHGEYVRGPYFNGVADPTAVTSGQFAVHFTFELTPNGTGQRVKLEEVAIYTVQDEQIVREVFFYEGTR from the coding sequence ATGAGCCTTCAGTCGCTAGCCCAGGAGTTCGTCGATCTGTGTAACCAAGGGAAAAACTTCGACGTCATGCGCGCCATGTACGCCGACGCCATCATCTCAGTTGAGGCCAGTGGCCACGAGACGGTCGGGAAGCAGCCGGTCATTCAGAAGTCGGAGAAGTGGGGCGCCGCCAATCAGATTCACGGGGAATACGTGCGCGGCCCATACTTCAACGGTGTCGCCGACCCGACCGCGGTCACCAGTGGCCAGTTCGCCGTCCACTTCACCTTTGAGTTGACGCCCAACGGCACCGGCCAACGCGTGAAGCTTGAAGAGGTCGCCATTTACACCGTTCAGGACGAGCAAATCGTCCGCGAGGTCTTCTTCTACGAAGGAACGCGCTAA
- a CDS encoding polysaccharide lyase family 8 super-sandwich domain-containing protein, protein MHNPTLWIALLLLAALWMVALPVTSARADDMAVVRDRLIAAMVPASPDAKARAIKAATARAESQQADGTWKDVGYDDARRSGWRTSDHLTHARTMAIGHRLSGDAELRDKTLKAFAWWLANDPKNSNWWHNEIGVPRLIGETALLLGDALPADVLPGIVRILRRNDWAQHTGQNLVWGCGIQVLRGLLESDQTAVAEAFSRMHTEVRVGEPQGEGIMPDRSFHQHGSLLYSGGYGRAFTSDVGQFIAVGWGTAFAAPAEPLNVFLSYLLDGQQWMIRGVAMDHSVDGREIVRPRRSSRSHPSPTLSRFGGLATELAALGAPRTDELRTFADRLAGKGEPLVGNRTFWCSDYVVHHRPDFFMSIRMFSSRTINAELVNDEGKRMRHVANGCTMLYRRGNEYEGIFPAWDWNRVPGTTAAAIDFAKNAKPRVATTANFVGAVSNGRFGAAAQEIDHDELSARKFWLMFDDGFAALGAGISSTADGTVTTSVNQCRLVGDLQRSETNVTHDGFTYVFPEGQEHQLRQGAQSGRWSDIGADVAAKPVTMDVFNLSIDHGVRPTDASYAYSVFTGADRSTEVVVLSNTPELQAVTHRRDRVTAAAFWKAGRFAVGGRTVEVDQPCLVLIEKQEQGGDSISVSNPRNTELTVTVTIDGTPHRFELPDGPMAGSSVTR, encoded by the coding sequence ATGCATAACCCAACGCTGTGGATCGCGCTCCTTCTGCTGGCGGCACTTTGGATGGTGGCGCTACCCGTGACAAGCGCGCGGGCGGATGACATGGCCGTGGTGCGCGATCGATTGATCGCAGCAATGGTCCCCGCGTCGCCGGATGCGAAAGCGCGCGCCATCAAAGCGGCGACGGCACGTGCCGAATCGCAGCAGGCGGATGGAACGTGGAAGGACGTTGGGTACGACGATGCCCGGCGCAGCGGTTGGCGCACGAGCGATCACCTCACGCACGCTCGCACGATGGCGATCGGCCATCGCCTCAGCGGCGACGCAGAGTTGCGCGACAAAACGCTGAAAGCGTTCGCGTGGTGGCTTGCCAACGATCCGAAGAACTCGAACTGGTGGCACAACGAGATCGGCGTGCCACGGCTGATCGGCGAAACTGCGCTGCTGCTCGGCGACGCCCTGCCCGCCGACGTGCTCCCGGGCATCGTCCGCATCCTGCGTCGAAACGATTGGGCCCAGCACACGGGCCAGAACCTGGTGTGGGGCTGCGGCATTCAGGTGCTGCGCGGCTTGCTTGAGTCGGACCAGACCGCGGTGGCCGAGGCCTTCTCGCGCATGCACACCGAGGTGCGCGTGGGCGAGCCGCAGGGCGAGGGCATCATGCCCGATCGCAGCTTCCATCAGCATGGGTCGCTGTTGTACTCAGGCGGTTACGGTCGGGCGTTCACGTCCGACGTCGGCCAGTTCATCGCAGTGGGTTGGGGGACGGCGTTCGCGGCGCCGGCGGAGCCGCTGAACGTGTTTTTGTCGTACCTGCTGGATGGTCAGCAATGGATGATCCGCGGCGTGGCCATGGACCACTCGGTGGACGGTCGCGAGATCGTTCGCCCACGCCGTTCGTCGCGGTCGCACCCTTCGCCCACGCTTTCGAGATTCGGCGGCCTGGCGACAGAACTGGCGGCGCTCGGCGCGCCGCGCACCGACGAGTTGCGCACCTTCGCCGATCGACTTGCCGGCAAGGGCGAGCCGCTGGTGGGCAACCGCACGTTCTGGTGTTCCGATTACGTCGTCCACCATCGGCCGGACTTCTTCATGTCGATCCGCATGTTCTCGAGCCGCACGATTAACGCGGAACTGGTGAACGACGAGGGCAAGCGCATGCGCCACGTCGCCAACGGCTGCACGATGCTGTACCGCCGGGGCAATGAGTATGAGGGCATCTTTCCCGCGTGGGATTGGAACCGCGTCCCCGGCACCACCGCGGCCGCAATCGATTTTGCGAAGAACGCCAAGCCTCGTGTCGCAACGACGGCGAACTTCGTCGGCGCGGTGTCGAACGGACGTTTCGGCGCGGCGGCGCAGGAGATCGATCACGATGAGCTATCGGCCCGCAAGTTCTGGCTGATGTTCGATGATGGCTTCGCCGCACTTGGCGCGGGCATCAGTTCGACAGCGGATGGCACGGTTACCACCAGCGTAAACCAGTGCCGTCTTGTCGGTGACCTGCAGCGGAGTGAAACCAACGTCACGCATGATGGGTTCACTTACGTCTTTCCAGAGGGCCAGGAGCACCAATTGCGCCAGGGAGCGCAGAGTGGCCGCTGGTCAGATATCGGTGCTGACGTGGCCGCCAAACCGGTGACGATGGACGTGTTCAACCTTTCCATCGATCACGGCGTTCGGCCCACCGACGCCAGCTACGCCTACAGCGTGTTCACCGGTGCCGATCGCTCAACCGAGGTGGTGGTGCTGAGCAACACGCCTGAGCTGCAGGCCGTCACGCATCGCCGCGACCGTGTGACGGCGGCGGCGTTCTGGAAAGCGGGACGGTTCGCGGTCGGTGGCCGGACCGTCGAGGTCGACCAGCCCTGCCTGGTGCTCATCGAGAAGCAAGAGCAAGGGGGCGATTCGATCAGCGTGTCAAATCCGCGCAACACCGAACTTACGGTCACGGTGACGATCGACGGCACGCCCCACCGCTTTGAATTGCCCGACGGTCCGATGGCCGGTTCGAGCGTGACGCGATGA
- a CDS encoding ASCH domain-containing protein, which translates to MRALSIRQPYAELILRGLKTIEFRTRATKIIGERFYIYAAKTWATGGSSATDAKPKIWSTDLTVPGRDENSTPPPWMLTLADRLILRGPDGGDLPTGVIVGTAVIERVTQGPTSYEWHLGDVQRATRLRKPTGHPQPVWFTPF; encoded by the coding sequence ATGCGGGCGCTATCCATCCGTCAACCGTACGCAGAGCTGATCCTGCGGGGCTTGAAGACCATCGAATTTCGCACGCGCGCAACAAAGATCATCGGCGAGCGGTTCTACATTTACGCCGCTAAGACTTGGGCCACGGGCGGCTCCAGCGCGACCGACGCGAAGCCGAAGATCTGGTCGACCGACCTCACCGTCCCCGGTCGCGACGAGAACTCGACGCCACCGCCGTGGATGCTGACGCTCGCCGACCGCCTGATCCTGCGCGGTCCGGACGGTGGCGACCTGCCGACCGGCGTCATCGTCGGCACCGCCGTCATCGAGAGGGTGACCCAAGGCCCCACCAGCTACGAATGGCACCTCGGCGACGTGCAGCGCGCCACCCGCCTGCGCAAACCAACCGGTCACCCGCAGCCAGTCTGGTTCACGCCCTTTTGA